A region of Pyxidicoccus parkwaysis DNA encodes the following proteins:
- the hutF gene encoding formimidoylglutamate deiminase, translated as MSETIVYQPDLLYTGGRFHEGRALCVSAEGVVLDEGPAPAGARTVRLPGRALLPGLVNGHSHAFQRLIRGRTEYVASGREADDFWSWREAMYRAAESLSPEDVYTASRQAFVEMALAGITTVGEFHYLHHQADGTPYADRNTLAHAVIRAARDVGLRICLLRVGYARAGFNVPANPRQRRFIDQDVDAFLASAESLARETRADTAVSVGLAPHSVRAVTREWLTALGAARPSMPVHMHVAEQPKEIEACLAEHRRRPVELLADLGLLGPSFTAVHGVHLTDEEVSMLGRAKATVCACPSTERNLGDGIVPADALVKAGAHVSLGSDSQATVDLLDEARQLEGHLRLARLRRAVLDPGRGAMDGLAARLFDMATAQGARSLGLSTGALEPGRPADFFTVDLHHPSLLGASEASLLASIIFGADKAAVREVAVAGRVVVSDGRHPLAEESGRAFQALSRTLYP; from the coding sequence GTGAGCGAAACCATCGTCTACCAGCCGGACCTCCTCTACACCGGAGGCCGCTTCCACGAGGGACGCGCCCTGTGCGTGAGCGCGGAGGGCGTCGTCCTGGATGAAGGCCCCGCACCCGCCGGCGCGCGCACGGTGCGGCTTCCGGGGCGTGCGCTGCTGCCGGGGCTCGTCAACGGCCACTCGCATGCCTTCCAGCGCCTCATCCGCGGCCGCACGGAGTACGTGGCCTCCGGCCGCGAGGCGGACGACTTCTGGAGCTGGCGCGAGGCCATGTACCGCGCCGCCGAGTCGCTGAGCCCGGAAGACGTCTACACCGCCTCGCGACAGGCCTTCGTGGAGATGGCCCTGGCTGGCATCACCACCGTCGGCGAGTTCCACTACCTCCACCACCAGGCGGACGGCACGCCGTACGCGGACCGCAACACGCTGGCCCATGCCGTCATCCGCGCCGCGCGGGACGTGGGCCTGCGCATCTGTCTCCTCCGCGTGGGCTACGCGCGCGCCGGCTTCAACGTCCCGGCGAACCCGCGCCAGCGGCGCTTCATCGACCAGGACGTGGACGCCTTCCTCGCCTCGGCGGAGTCGCTCGCGCGCGAGACGCGTGCTGACACTGCCGTCAGCGTGGGGCTCGCGCCGCACAGCGTGCGCGCGGTGACGCGCGAGTGGCTGACCGCGCTCGGCGCCGCGAGGCCGAGCATGCCCGTGCACATGCACGTGGCGGAGCAGCCGAAGGAAATCGAGGCCTGTCTCGCGGAGCACCGGCGGCGTCCGGTGGAACTGCTGGCGGACCTGGGACTGCTCGGTCCGAGCTTCACCGCCGTGCACGGCGTGCACCTCACGGACGAGGAGGTGTCGATGCTGGGACGTGCGAAGGCCACGGTGTGCGCGTGTCCCTCCACGGAGCGCAACCTGGGCGACGGCATCGTCCCCGCGGACGCGCTGGTGAAGGCGGGGGCGCACGTCAGCCTCGGCTCGGACAGTCAGGCCACGGTGGACCTCTTGGACGAGGCGCGTCAGTTGGAGGGCCACCTGCGGCTGGCGCGGCTGCGGCGCGCGGTGCTGGACCCGGGCCGTGGCGCCATGGATGGGTTGGCCGCGCGACTCTTCGACATGGCCACGGCGCAGGGCGCTCGCAGCCTGGGCCTGTCCACCGGCGCACTTGAGCCGGGCCGGCCCGCTGACTTCTTCACGGTGGACCTGCACCATCCGTCGCTCCTCGGCGCGAGCGAGGCGTCACTGCTGGCCTCCATCATCTTCGGCGCGGACAAGGCGGCGGTGCGCGAGGTGGCGGTGGCTGGACGCGTGGTGGTGAGCGACGGCCGTCATCCGTTGGCGGAGGAGAGCGGCCGCGCGTTCCAGGCGCTGTCCCGCACGCTGTACCCGTAG
- a CDS encoding DUF2383 domain-containing protein, whose amino-acid sequence MAENSAVAKLRSLAQLDADAVGAYDAALSRIPEPLVRERLNAYRIDHTRHVQDLNALIIQFGGEPVDLRPDLKGAAMKSLTAMTSMMGTEAALVAMMGNEEYTNRAYELALRFEWPAEVRALIEKHREDERRHVIWIREAVRSRPWEKERALATHGSEAQA is encoded by the coding sequence ATGGCCGAGAATTCCGCAGTCGCGAAGCTTCGCAGCCTGGCCCAGCTCGACGCGGACGCCGTGGGTGCCTATGACGCCGCGCTGTCGCGCATCCCCGAGCCCCTGGTGCGCGAGCGGCTCAACGCGTACCGCATCGACCACACGCGGCACGTACAGGACCTCAACGCGCTCATCATCCAGTTTGGCGGCGAGCCGGTGGACCTGCGCCCGGACCTGAAGGGCGCCGCGATGAAGAGCCTCACGGCCATGACGAGCATGATGGGCACCGAGGCCGCGCTGGTGGCGATGATGGGCAACGAGGAGTACACCAACCGCGCCTACGAGCTGGCCCTGAGATTCGAATGGCCCGCCGAGGTCCGCGCCCTCATCGAGAAGCACCGCGAGGACGAGCGGCGCCACGTCATCTGGATTCGTGAGGCCGTCCGCAGCCGCCCCTGGGAGAAGGAGCGCGCGCTCGCCACCCACGGTTCCGAGGCCCAGGCCTGA
- the ligD gene encoding DNA ligase D has protein sequence MSRPNARLKTYRSKRDFSRTPEPASDAEARAHDDGARIFVVHKHDATSLHYDLRLEIDGVLASWAIPKGPSYDPGEKRLAVETEDHPLSYANFEGHIPDDAYGGGDSLLWDRGTFDTVPPGQAEAQRQQGRLHVELHGEKLKGRWHLIRAHLRGTGKKTQWLCFKAKDETADPDYDVTEERPESVKSGQVETHGPVKRGARKRAAEAAKTHGPAKRGARKHAPEAAEAHEPVKRGPRKHARELSEHAASGRRKRTEQESTAKARKRAAARTPEALLERVWPPMLARLSVPEEVSDATHVYEVKYDGFRAMASLVDGKLVFQSRRGNDLSARFPALAEALRKLDVRNTVVDGEIVALDAKGRSRFQLLQNLGGVEQRYVIFDVLWLDGEDLRELPLEERRARLERMLKGVKLPLQISEQVELPLKRALHTAQQRGWEGLIAKRKDSTYVGTRSDDWLKLKVLAGQEVVILGYLPIQNERAKTEIGALLVGVHGEDGFHDVGKVGTGFSTKDRRALKRLLDKDRAKQPMAVDAEPRKGAVWVRPQHVAQVRFTEWTEDGRLRHPVYQGLRTDKKPVEVVREMPAPVARKARRPEAASDAASHAVRPDTERLRALSAASRRRDTPARERVTTGTRRAPMARAARTAVVRGEHVETETTVGHAKLTHGDRVLFPSNGLTKADVFAYYREVAPLLVPVLEDRPISVQQWPAGIGAPGFFRHELSGMPSWLPTLRVRHEEKTLRHVNVKDEEALLWLANQSALTLHMWLSHAPRLAQPDMLVLDLDPGRGGWADVVTIAMSLREKLEAHGLRGYPKTSGKRGLHVVVPLAPGHTYARAQAFADRLVAELEEDHGDIATTERSIGKRGGRLYLDAGQNARGKTVVAPYSLRAVELAPFSAPVKWSEVTKRLDPSRFNLKTLRKRLDSVGDLFAEDMKDKQTLPE, from the coding sequence GTGAGCCGCCCCAACGCACGTCTGAAGACCTACCGAAGCAAGCGCGACTTCTCCCGCACGCCCGAGCCCGCCTCGGACGCCGAAGCCCGGGCCCATGACGACGGCGCCCGCATCTTCGTGGTGCACAAGCACGACGCCACGAGCCTGCACTACGACCTGCGCCTCGAAATCGACGGCGTGCTCGCGAGCTGGGCGATACCGAAAGGTCCCAGCTATGACCCGGGCGAGAAGCGGCTCGCGGTGGAGACCGAGGACCATCCGCTCTCCTACGCGAACTTCGAGGGGCACATCCCGGATGACGCGTATGGCGGCGGGGACTCGCTCTTGTGGGACCGCGGCACCTTCGACACCGTGCCGCCGGGACAGGCCGAGGCGCAGCGTCAGCAGGGGCGCCTCCATGTGGAGCTCCACGGCGAGAAGCTGAAGGGGCGCTGGCATCTCATCCGCGCGCACCTGCGCGGCACTGGGAAGAAGACGCAGTGGCTGTGCTTCAAGGCGAAGGACGAGACGGCGGACCCGGACTACGACGTCACCGAGGAGCGCCCCGAGTCCGTGAAGAGCGGACAGGTGGAAACGCACGGGCCGGTGAAGCGCGGCGCTCGGAAGCGCGCGGCCGAGGCCGCGAAGACGCACGGGCCGGCGAAGCGCGGTGCACGAAAGCACGCGCCCGAGGCCGCGGAGGCGCATGAGCCGGTGAAGCGCGGTCCACGAAAGCACGCGAGGGAACTCTCGGAGCACGCTGCCTCCGGACGCAGGAAGCGCACGGAGCAGGAGTCCACGGCGAAGGCGCGCAAGCGGGCAGCGGCGCGGACTCCGGAGGCGCTGCTGGAGCGCGTCTGGCCGCCGATGCTCGCGCGGCTGTCGGTGCCGGAGGAGGTCAGCGACGCGACGCACGTGTACGAGGTGAAGTACGACGGCTTCCGCGCGATGGCCTCGCTGGTGGATGGGAAGCTGGTCTTCCAGAGTCGGCGGGGCAATGACCTCTCCGCGCGCTTCCCCGCGCTCGCGGAGGCGCTGCGGAAGCTGGACGTGCGCAACACGGTAGTGGACGGGGAAATCGTCGCGCTGGACGCGAAGGGGCGCTCGCGCTTCCAACTCCTGCAGAACCTGGGCGGGGTGGAACAACGCTATGTCATCTTCGACGTGCTCTGGCTGGACGGAGAGGATTTGCGCGAGTTGCCGCTGGAGGAGCGGCGCGCGCGGCTGGAGCGGATGTTGAAGGGCGTGAAGCTGCCGCTCCAAATCTCGGAGCAGGTGGAGCTGCCGCTGAAGCGTGCGCTGCACACGGCGCAGCAGCGCGGATGGGAGGGACTCATCGCGAAGCGGAAGGACTCCACGTACGTGGGCACCCGCTCCGATGACTGGCTGAAGCTGAAGGTGCTCGCGGGCCAGGAGGTGGTCATCCTGGGCTACCTGCCCATCCAGAACGAGCGTGCGAAGACGGAGATTGGCGCGCTGCTGGTGGGCGTGCACGGTGAGGACGGCTTCCACGACGTGGGCAAGGTGGGGACGGGCTTCTCGACGAAGGACCGGCGCGCGCTGAAGCGCCTCCTGGACAAGGACCGGGCGAAGCAGCCGATGGCGGTGGACGCGGAGCCTCGCAAGGGCGCGGTGTGGGTGCGGCCGCAGCACGTGGCGCAGGTCCGATTCACCGAGTGGACCGAGGACGGCCGGCTGCGGCACCCCGTGTACCAGGGCCTGCGCACGGACAAGAAGCCGGTGGAGGTGGTGCGCGAGATGCCCGCGCCCGTCGCACGGAAGGCACGGCGGCCCGAAGCAGCGTCGGACGCGGCGAGTCATGCAGTGCGGCCGGACACGGAGAGACTGCGGGCCCTGAGTGCAGCGAGCCGCCGACGGGATACACCGGCGCGCGAGCGCGTCACCACGGGCACACGGCGCGCACCGATGGCCCGCGCCGCGCGTACGGCGGTAGTGCGTGGCGAGCACGTGGAAACAGAAACAACCGTGGGCCACGCGAAGCTGACGCACGGGGACCGCGTGCTCTTCCCGAGCAACGGGCTCACGAAGGCGGACGTCTTCGCGTACTACCGCGAGGTCGCGCCCCTGCTCGTGCCCGTGCTCGAGGACCGCCCCATCTCCGTACAGCAGTGGCCCGCGGGCATCGGCGCGCCGGGCTTCTTCCGGCACGAGCTGTCCGGCATGCCCTCCTGGCTGCCCACGCTGCGCGTGCGCCACGAAGAGAAGACGCTCCGCCACGTCAACGTGAAGGACGAAGAGGCGCTGCTGTGGCTCGCGAACCAGTCCGCGCTGACGCTGCACATGTGGCTGAGCCACGCGCCCCGGCTCGCGCAGCCGGACATGCTCGTGCTGGACCTCGACCCGGGCCGGGGCGGCTGGGCGGACGTGGTGACGATAGCCATGTCCCTGCGCGAGAAGCTGGAGGCCCACGGCCTGCGCGGCTACCCGAAGACCTCCGGCAAGCGCGGCCTGCACGTGGTGGTGCCGCTCGCGCCGGGGCACACGTACGCGCGGGCGCAGGCCTTCGCGGACCGCCTCGTCGCCGAGCTGGAGGAGGACCACGGTGACATCGCCACCACGGAGCGCTCCATCGGCAAGCGCGGCGGGCGCCTGTACCTGGACGCGGGGCAGAACGCGCGCGGCAAGACGGTGGTGGCGCCCTACTCCCTGCGCGCCGTGGAGCTCGCCCCCTTCTCCGCCCCCGTGAAGTGGAGCGAGGTGACGAAGCGGCTCGACCCGTCGCGCTTCAACCTGAAGACGCTGCGCAAGCGCCTGGACTCCGTGGGTGACCTCTTCGCCGAGGACATGAAGGACAAGCAGACGCTCCCCGAGTAG
- a CDS encoding DMT family transporter codes for MTSASIESPAKPGGPLKIALAYCTCFLLWGSTWSVVKVGLEDLPPLRFVGIRMLVAGLALLPFARSRGAPLAPGMGWRIAGLGLLQIAIPFGLLFVGQQWIPSSWAALLFSTFPMWLLLVGRVMLPEQRLTGRKLLAAGLGVAGVAVLQHSGLGTLTVSGHMLLGCLLCLGSVAVIAVANVLAKKHMGQVPAHVLVFGQTFSSALPLLALSFLLEAGQAVHWSTRSVLAVLYLALCGTVLTYQCLYWLLPRISLAALGAMALLDTLVAVVLGVVLLGEPLTLSLLAGGSLILGGAALANLIPAEEPARKDAR; via the coding sequence ATGACATCCGCCTCCATCGAGAGCCCGGCGAAGCCCGGTGGCCCGCTCAAGATTGCCCTCGCCTACTGCACCTGCTTCCTGCTGTGGGGCTCCACGTGGTCCGTGGTGAAGGTGGGTCTCGAGGATTTGCCGCCGCTGCGCTTCGTGGGCATCCGCATGCTGGTGGCGGGACTGGCGCTGCTGCCCTTCGCGCGCTCGCGCGGCGCACCGCTCGCACCGGGGATGGGGTGGCGCATCGCCGGGCTGGGCCTGCTCCAGATTGCCATTCCCTTCGGCCTGCTCTTCGTCGGACAGCAGTGGATTCCGTCGAGCTGGGCCGCGCTGCTTTTCTCCACCTTCCCCATGTGGCTCTTGCTGGTGGGCCGCGTCATGTTGCCCGAGCAGCGCCTCACGGGCCGCAAGCTGCTGGCCGCGGGGCTCGGTGTCGCGGGCGTGGCGGTGCTCCAGCACTCCGGGCTGGGCACGCTGACGGTGTCGGGGCACATGCTGCTCGGGTGCCTGTTGTGCCTGGGCTCGGTGGCCGTCATCGCCGTGGCCAACGTGCTGGCCAAGAAGCACATGGGCCAGGTGCCCGCGCACGTGCTGGTGTTCGGCCAGACGTTCAGCAGCGCGCTGCCGCTGCTCGCGCTGTCCTTCCTGCTGGAGGCCGGGCAGGCCGTGCACTGGAGCACGCGCTCGGTGCTCGCGGTGCTGTACCTCGCGCTGTGCGGCACGGTGCTGACGTACCAGTGTCTCTACTGGCTGCTGCCGCGCATCTCGCTCGCGGCGCTGGGGGCCATGGCGCTGCTCGACACGCTGGTGGCGGTGGTGCTGGGCGTGGTGCTCCTCGGCGAGCCGCTCACGCTGTCGCTGCTCGCCGGCGGCTCGCTCATCCTCGGTGGCGCCGCGCTCGCGAACCTCATCCCCGCCGAGGAGCCGGCGAGGAAGGACGCGCGCTGA
- a CDS encoding FG-GAP-like repeat-containing protein, producing MTRLTRAAPLLALLVSACSDELQPARVLPPESTVDLCTGLPALSLAVEPARVRVAGPVSLKATGGSGHYRYLLEPGGSSGELVGNRFVAGRTPATDTLIVEDAKCPGDARASVSVVAAFDVAPARAELPPGTSFQIAVQGLLGSATYTLTRSDSGGTLTTGGVYTAGTRDGVDLLTVRDSQTGDEALLQYQVRAGAKLVGDPAFLAVPAGASVPLATRGGADRVTWTKVSGPGTLANGRLSVEAGATGATLLTATDPFTKQTAQVSVRVLDELVRPGVAHGRLSDVAAMVTADFDGDGVQDLAVGQRESDLSRPSGGAVFIFKGTAGGLPSEPTWVLTGSSDTAAFGDALAAGDLDGDGRAELVVSSPGADVAVSNAGAVYFYTFKGATPSPAPLRNGLTGLLKDAAFGAGVAVADMDGDGDLDLVAGAPLGDLAPTAAINKRGTVDLYLSDSKSPVPDLPAVRLGGSDLTREGALVARTSSDLGRSVAAADLNGDGRVDIAALGRVSRYAADGTVSGSQVAISVFFARAEGSRFRASPDVYVLPANTADSNEGTWRLSVVPAEGSRPALLMAVADALDSPDLRTTGGVQSGNDAGGALLFDLSDRRPSGEPPATPPQVKREEAFARIYGDAGGINAGRSWAVLDVDGEAGAELLLGAPRASGTAPNNAQRWVGKVLVYPLATLAKGSVINKPLASLLGTAKSDTLGSGLASWTLPDGPVLVAFSGRASSDQGAFTGRVELYRRSGATLAEWPRTGIMVPAKPSVERYGELVAVARGPENRAFTAVAAPGWSGPGANTDGDALSIGRAYVHDAAQPAAARVAEEGAPSPSKTGRSVGADVVFTDFNGDGRPDLVVGATSFYVPGTGTAAGNTELTSTYASVNAACVTTGTLSVGGVLVSLGQTDGTFKPAYRLWAPSQIAGCTPDTDAKCKRTVIGRGLVGGFDFNGDGKQDLGVLRDRGMEVFLGRAPEDASLAKLTMGCDPVYSWPSMSLQTSSPATLEDLDGDRCDELAWRYAEGTRSGVAILFGYDAGGTRCGGRTTPTVLRLAGDSETQLANLGLGVAIARAGKFLNDARDFVAISASAIPFDGVTQPVVLLYDKAKLLSEMSARQAAGQPLVIGALSDGVDPVMLVHRTRAVSFGTSLAGGRDLTGDGVPDLLVGAPGASDASDGGGAVYLYAGGKTQQGALSPFLMVVGDGAERSALGQDMALIPGATGVPPMLVIGAPRSYRTGTQNGTAFALPLGF from the coding sequence ATGACTCGACTGACTCGCGCGGCCCCCCTCCTCGCGCTCCTCGTCTCGGCCTGCTCGGACGAGCTGCAACCCGCGCGCGTGCTGCCACCGGAGTCCACGGTGGACCTGTGCACGGGCCTGCCCGCGCTCTCCCTCGCGGTGGAGCCGGCGCGCGTGCGCGTGGCCGGCCCGGTGTCGCTGAAGGCCACCGGCGGCAGCGGCCACTACCGCTACCTGCTGGAGCCGGGCGGCTCGTCCGGTGAGCTCGTGGGCAACCGCTTCGTCGCGGGGCGCACGCCGGCCACGGACACGCTCATCGTGGAGGACGCGAAGTGCCCTGGCGACGCGCGCGCCTCCGTGTCGGTGGTGGCCGCCTTCGACGTGGCCCCCGCGCGCGCGGAGCTGCCTCCGGGCACCTCGTTTCAGATCGCCGTCCAGGGCCTGCTGGGCTCGGCCACGTACACGCTGACGCGCAGCGACTCCGGCGGCACCCTCACCACCGGGGGCGTCTACACGGCGGGCACGCGCGACGGCGTGGACCTGCTCACCGTGCGCGACTCGCAGACGGGCGACGAGGCGCTGCTCCAGTACCAGGTCCGCGCGGGCGCGAAGCTCGTGGGAGACCCGGCCTTCCTCGCGGTGCCCGCGGGCGCGTCCGTGCCGCTGGCCACGCGCGGCGGCGCGGACCGCGTGACGTGGACCAAGGTGTCTGGCCCGGGCACGCTGGCCAACGGCCGGCTGTCCGTGGAGGCGGGCGCCACCGGCGCGACGCTGCTGACGGCGACGGACCCCTTCACGAAGCAGACGGCGCAGGTGTCCGTGCGCGTGCTGGACGAGCTGGTACGCCCGGGCGTGGCGCACGGCCGCCTCTCGGACGTGGCCGCCATGGTGACAGCGGACTTCGATGGCGATGGCGTGCAGGACCTCGCCGTGGGCCAGCGCGAGAGTGACTTGTCCCGTCCCTCCGGCGGCGCCGTCTTCATCTTCAAGGGCACGGCGGGCGGCCTGCCGTCGGAGCCCACGTGGGTGCTCACCGGCAGCTCGGACACCGCGGCCTTCGGTGACGCGCTCGCCGCGGGTGATTTGGACGGCGACGGGCGCGCGGAGCTGGTGGTGTCCTCGCCGGGCGCGGACGTCGCGGTGAGCAACGCGGGCGCGGTGTATTTCTATACGTTCAAGGGCGCCACGCCGTCGCCGGCTCCGCTGCGCAACGGGCTCACCGGCCTGCTCAAGGACGCGGCGTTCGGCGCGGGCGTGGCCGTGGCGGACATGGACGGGGATGGAGATTTGGACCTGGTGGCGGGCGCGCCGCTGGGAGATTTGGCGCCCACGGCGGCCATCAACAAGCGCGGCACGGTGGACCTGTACCTCTCCGACAGCAAGAGCCCGGTGCCGGACCTGCCGGCGGTGCGGCTGGGCGGCTCGGACCTGACGCGCGAGGGCGCGCTGGTGGCGCGCACCAGCTCGGACCTGGGACGCTCGGTGGCGGCGGCAGACCTCAACGGCGACGGGCGCGTGGACATCGCGGCGCTCGGCCGCGTCTCGCGCTATGCGGCGGACGGCACCGTCTCCGGCTCGCAGGTGGCCATCTCCGTCTTCTTCGCGCGCGCCGAGGGCTCGCGTTTCCGTGCGTCGCCGGACGTGTACGTGCTGCCCGCCAACACCGCGGACAGCAACGAGGGCACGTGGCGGCTGAGCGTCGTTCCCGCCGAAGGCTCGCGCCCCGCGCTGCTGATGGCGGTGGCGGACGCGCTGGACTCGCCGGACCTGCGCACCACCGGCGGCGTGCAGTCCGGCAACGACGCGGGCGGCGCGCTGCTGTTCGACCTGAGCGACCGCCGGCCTTCTGGTGAGCCTCCGGCCACGCCTCCGCAGGTGAAGCGCGAGGAGGCCTTCGCGCGCATCTACGGCGACGCGGGCGGCATCAACGCGGGCCGCAGCTGGGCGGTGCTGGACGTGGACGGCGAAGCGGGAGCGGAGCTGCTGTTGGGCGCGCCGAGGGCGTCCGGCACGGCGCCCAACAACGCGCAGCGCTGGGTGGGCAAGGTGCTGGTGTATCCGCTGGCCACGCTGGCGAAGGGCAGCGTCATCAACAAGCCGCTGGCTTCGCTGCTCGGCACGGCGAAGTCGGACACGCTGGGCTCGGGGCTCGCGTCGTGGACGCTGCCGGACGGCCCGGTGCTGGTGGCCTTCTCGGGCCGCGCCTCTTCGGACCAGGGTGCCTTCACCGGCCGCGTGGAGCTCTACCGCCGCTCGGGCGCGACGCTGGCCGAGTGGCCGCGCACCGGCATCATGGTGCCCGCGAAGCCCAGCGTGGAGCGCTACGGCGAGCTCGTCGCGGTGGCGCGCGGGCCGGAGAATCGCGCCTTCACGGCGGTGGCCGCGCCGGGCTGGTCGGGCCCGGGCGCCAACACGGACGGTGACGCGCTGTCCATCGGCCGCGCCTATGTGCACGACGCGGCGCAGCCGGCCGCGGCCCGCGTGGCGGAGGAGGGCGCGCCCTCGCCGAGCAAGACGGGCCGCAGCGTGGGCGCGGACGTGGTCTTCACCGACTTCAACGGCGACGGGCGGCCGGACCTGGTGGTGGGCGCGACGAGCTTCTACGTCCCCGGCACGGGCACCGCGGCCGGCAACACGGAGCTCACCAGCACGTACGCCTCCGTCAACGCCGCGTGCGTCACCACCGGCACGCTGTCCGTGGGCGGCGTGCTGGTGTCGCTGGGGCAGACGGACGGCACCTTCAAGCCGGCCTACCGGCTGTGGGCGCCGTCGCAGATTGCGGGCTGCACGCCGGACACCGATGCGAAGTGCAAGCGCACCGTCATCGGCCGCGGGCTGGTGGGCGGCTTCGACTTCAACGGCGACGGCAAGCAGGACCTCGGCGTGCTGCGCGACAGGGGCATGGAGGTGTTCCTCGGCCGCGCGCCGGAGGACGCGTCGCTCGCGAAGCTGACCATGGGGTGTGACCCCGTCTACTCGTGGCCGTCGATGAGCCTCCAGACGTCCTCGCCCGCGACGCTGGAGGATTTGGACGGCGACAGGTGCGACGAGCTGGCGTGGCGCTACGCGGAAGGCACGCGCTCCGGCGTGGCCATCCTCTTCGGCTACGACGCGGGCGGCACGCGCTGCGGAGGCCGCACCACCCCCACCGTGCTGCGGCTGGCCGGCGACAGCGAGACGCAGCTCGCCAACCTGGGCCTCGGCGTCGCCATTGCGCGCGCGGGGAAGTTCCTCAACGACGCGCGCGACTTCGTGGCCATCAGCGCCTCCGCCATTCCCTTCGACGGCGTGACGCAGCCGGTGGTGCTCCTCTACGACAAGGCGAAGCTGCTGTCGGAAATGAGCGCCCGGCAGGCCGCCGGCCAGCCGCTGGTGATTGGCGCGCTGAGCGACGGCGTGGACCCGGTGATGCTGGTGCACCGCACGCGCGCGGTGAGCTTCGGCACCTCGCTCGCGGGCGGACGCGACTTGACGGGTGACGGCGTGCCGGACCTGCTGGTGGGCGCGCCGGGCGCGTCGGATGCCTCGGACGGCGGCGGCGCCGTGTACCTCTACGCGGGCGGCAAGACGCAGCAGGGCGCGCTTTCCCCATTCCTCATGGTGGTGGGGGATGGAGCGGAGCGCAGTGCTCTCGGACAAGACATGGCACTGATTCCTGGAGCCACCGGAGTTCCGCCGATGCTCGTCATCGGAGCGCCTCGCAGCTACCGCACCGGCACGCAGAACGGCACGGCCTTCGCCCTTCCGCTCGGCTTCTAA
- a CDS encoding DUF1501 domain-containing protein has product MKKNNRDENHLPERRTFLKAAAGFMGSTLLGGIPFRAFAQAAELAPADRCFVFVYFSGGWDQLLAFDPRDPDEFTADRASETKILPGYNLINDSRFPTKPIIPDERSGAGRPNIDFGPAIGERLASHYDLMTVVRGINMNTLGHEVGYRYFLTGKLPIGSAARGSSTATEIVGQMKPRVPIASISYNVESYNDRYGGYANALRVSRRDDLLLTLRPSAASQTLDSEIEKQLVDFRGQPITCEQAAYGTRGVGTTYSNSRDQMQQVLSQGLEKSFQFQDTTNPEMEAVRTRYGLSTTGSIDNEAGRAATVATALKKGIAQCVTINLTGGLDTHFGTQLTHASNQRRGFDALASLVDDLRASPHPAGGNFMDHTTIMVFSEFSRTPLINASGGRDHHLCSSCLLMGAGIKHNQVFGKSGDIGMSPGTFDLRTGAADPNGSNIFPEHIIATVLASAGLDYSITRVDPLRPILA; this is encoded by the coding sequence ATGAAGAAGAACAACCGCGACGAGAACCACCTCCCCGAGCGCCGTACCTTCCTCAAGGCCGCCGCTGGCTTCATGGGCTCCACGCTGTTGGGTGGAATTCCCTTCCGCGCCTTCGCCCAGGCCGCGGAGTTGGCCCCGGCGGACCGGTGCTTCGTCTTCGTGTACTTCAGCGGCGGCTGGGACCAGCTCCTCGCCTTCGACCCGAGAGACCCGGACGAGTTCACCGCCGACCGCGCGTCCGAGACGAAAATCCTCCCGGGCTACAACCTCATCAACGACTCGCGCTTCCCCACGAAGCCCATCATTCCGGACGAGCGCTCCGGCGCGGGCCGGCCCAACATCGACTTCGGGCCCGCGATTGGTGAGCGGCTGGCGTCGCACTACGACCTGATGACGGTGGTGCGCGGCATCAACATGAACACGCTGGGCCATGAGGTGGGCTACCGGTACTTCCTCACCGGCAAGCTCCCCATCGGCAGCGCGGCGCGCGGCTCCTCCACGGCCACGGAAATCGTGGGGCAGATGAAGCCGCGTGTGCCCATCGCCTCCATCTCCTACAACGTGGAGTCGTACAACGACCGCTACGGCGGCTATGCCAACGCGCTGCGCGTCAGCCGCCGCGACGATTTGCTCCTCACGCTGCGGCCCAGCGCGGCCAGCCAGACGCTCGACAGCGAAATCGAGAAGCAGCTGGTGGACTTCCGCGGGCAGCCCATCACCTGCGAGCAGGCGGCGTACGGCACGCGCGGCGTGGGCACCACGTACTCCAACAGCCGGGACCAGATGCAGCAGGTGCTGTCGCAGGGGCTGGAGAAGTCCTTCCAGTTCCAGGACACCACCAACCCGGAGATGGAGGCGGTGCGCACGCGCTACGGCCTGTCCACCACGGGCTCCATCGACAACGAGGCGGGCCGCGCAGCGACGGTGGCCACCGCGCTGAAGAAGGGCATCGCCCAGTGCGTCACCATCAACCTCACGGGCGGCCTGGACACGCACTTCGGCACCCAGCTCACCCACGCCAGCAACCAGCGCCGCGGCTTCGACGCGCTGGCCAGCCTCGTGGATGACCTGCGCGCCAGCCCCCACCCGGCCGGCGGCAACTTCATGGACCACACCACCATCATGGTGTTCTCCGAGTTCTCCCGCACGCCGCTCATCAACGCCTCCGGCGGGCGAGACCACCACCTGTGCAGCTCGTGCCTCCTGATGGGCGCGGGCATCAAGCACAACCAGGTCTTCGGGAAGAGCGGCGACATCGGCATGTCGCCGGGCACGTTCGACCTGCGCACCGGCGCGGCGGACCCGAACGGCTCCAACATCTTCCCCGAGCACATCATCGCCACGGTGCTCGCCTCGGCGGGCCTCGACTACAGCATCACCCGCGTGGACCCGCTGCGCCCCATCCTCGCCTGA